Proteins encoded within one genomic window of Candidatus Binatia bacterium:
- a CDS encoding BglII/BstYI family type II restriction endonuclease, giving the protein RGASYGESTTHMRKLLPKIEGGGAGGCPLLVFGIRKALYDPRS; this is encoded by the coding sequence CGCGGCGCGTCGTATGGTGAATCAACGACGCACATGCGAAAACTTCTCCCGAAGATCGAAGGTGGCGGGGCTGGCGGATGCCCCCTGTTGGTATTTGGAATCAGGAAGGCGCTCTATGATCCGAGAAGCTGA